In Dysgonomonadaceae bacterium zrk40, one genomic interval encodes:
- a CDS encoding tetratricopeptide repeat protein yields MDENDIDITDLIERYEQMRALGRKIYLDADEFAILAEYYNAEGDNDEAEQLIREGLSIHPGNPVLMLLRAKALVFAELYEEALDYLRLISDEGGVEYALLRIESLMHLERFDEADEQIMDTLGEELMAEEHNYFITELAYLYNDVDLYSFAIYFLEESLKFDDSNVDAIVELAYAYEMTGELENAILQTNHLLDIDPYSYDAWSNIGKLYSMNGQYDKAIDAFDFALTIVEDDLPVMKMKALSLYLNDNTPEAIAIFQQCLQKAPDDESLYDSLFEAYEVMGQYDEMMKLMDMKAANLGLQGIPAKRAFVHLSRGETDKARELFEQIPESDRETLDYYMLEGELAFHDDDFKRAETAYMKAALISEGNEEILDRLANISVAQEKFEQAAAYLVELLEIAPDFPTAKSRLAFVRFEIGSKEPFDQIMAQFSDEELRSLLTLLSGSGAEEYPSYSREKMLTRLNEARENRVLFKNIKY; encoded by the coding sequence ATGGATGAGAACGATATCGATATCACTGACCTGATTGAGAGGTACGAGCAGATGCGCGCACTCGGCAGGAAAATCTACCTCGATGCCGATGAGTTCGCCATCCTGGCGGAGTATTACAACGCTGAGGGTGACAATGACGAGGCAGAGCAGCTGATCCGGGAAGGACTGTCGATACACCCCGGAAATCCCGTGCTCATGCTGCTGCGAGCCAAGGCACTGGTCTTCGCGGAGCTTTATGAAGAGGCGCTCGACTACCTGCGGTTGATTTCAGATGAGGGTGGAGTAGAATATGCCCTGCTCCGCATCGAATCACTGATGCATCTGGAACGGTTCGACGAAGCGGATGAGCAGATAATGGATACGCTGGGCGAGGAATTGATGGCCGAAGAGCATAACTACTTCATCACCGAGTTGGCATACCTGTACAACGATGTGGATTTGTACAGCTTTGCAATTTACTTCCTGGAAGAAAGCCTAAAGTTCGATGATTCCAATGTCGATGCCATCGTTGAACTGGCATACGCCTACGAGATGACAGGTGAACTGGAAAATGCCATCTTGCAGACCAACCACCTGCTTGACATTGATCCCTACTCCTACGACGCATGGTCCAATATCGGCAAGCTCTACTCCATGAACGGCCAGTACGACAAGGCGATCGATGCGTTCGACTTTGCCCTCACCATCGTTGAAGATGACCTGCCGGTGATGAAGATGAAAGCACTGTCGCTCTACCTGAACGACAACACGCCTGAGGCGATAGCCATTTTTCAGCAGTGTCTGCAAAAGGCGCCCGACGATGAGTCACTCTATGACTCCCTCTTTGAAGCCTATGAGGTGATGGGGCAGTATGATGAGATGATGAAACTGATGGACATGAAAGCGGCTAACTTAGGGTTGCAAGGAATTCCCGCCAAACGTGCTTTCGTACATCTAAGCCGGGGGGAGACCGACAAGGCCAGGGAGTTGTTTGAGCAAATCCCCGAAAGCGACAGAGAGACCCTCGATTATTACATGCTGGAGGGTGAACTGGCATTCCACGACGATGATTTTAAACGTGCCGAAACAGCCTACATGAAAGCGGCACTCATCTCTGAGGGGAATGAGGAGATCCTCGACCGCCTCGCCAACATCAGCGTGGCACAGGAGAAGTTTGAACAGGCGGCTGCCTACCTGGTGGAGTTGCTGGAGATCGCACCTGATTTCCCCACTGCCAAGTCGCGACTGGCATTCGTCCGCTTCGAGATTGGCTCCAAGGAGCCATTTGATCAGATCATGGCGCAATTCTCAGATGAGGAGCTCCGTTCCCTTCTCACCCTTCTCTCCGGCAGTGGTGCTGAGGAGTATCCGTCGTACAGCCGAGAGAAGATGCTCACCCGCCTGAATGAGGCACGCGAAAACCGGGTGCTCTTCAAAAACATCAAATACTAG